A portion of the Clupea harengus chromosome 18, Ch_v2.0.2, whole genome shotgun sequence genome contains these proteins:
- the LOC105894481 gene encoding uncharacterized protein K02A2.6-like, translating into MEMATNNAKDIQSGQIGSPSQAVHHVKREAVKPARRVECFRCGGAHYANDCKFQEAVCHACNKKGHLAKKCRSVENKAKNEKWKAQQNQAPTHYLEGDEGDAACAFNMFAVDTNEEPSMPYYATVTVEGKDIMFEIDSGATASVISEETYRRTWGHKPPPIKPSTLRLRTYTGQAIPHLGVLDVNISAGGQRAQGRFVIAKGKGPSLLGRNWLRKIKLNWHEIKYAHTTEDILQRYSDVFREELGTLKGVTVKLHVDPEAAPRFFKPRVVPYAIKSKVEEELERLQVLGIVEPVQFSKWAAPIVPVLKADGTARICGDYKLTVNQVSKLTEYPLPRVDDLFATLAGGKLFTKLDMSHAYQQLLLDEDSKQYVTINTHKGLFKYNRLVFGVASSPAIFQRTMDTLLQGIPHVAVYLDDILITGATEARHLENLEQVLKRLSDAGLRLRREKCVFMAASVTYLGHMITAEGLRPVEDKVRAIKEAPSPKNVTELRSFLGMVNYYGKFLQDLSKVLTRLYKLLHNDTKWQWCAEQEKAFKEVKELLHSAKLLVHYDPDKDIVLSCDASPYGVGAVLSHVMEDGSEKPVGFASRTLTAAEKGYSQLDKEGLAIVFAVKRFHQYLYGRVFKIYTDHKPLMSLFSETRGIPPLASARIQRWALILIAYQYSIVYRAGKDNANADALSRLPLPETPVSTYVPLETVFSLEKLSQTPVKAAQVKQWTERDPVLSKVKTYLLQGWPSVVDSEELKPYATRKTELSLQDGCIFWGARVVVPPPGRWQIVKELHETHPGVSRMKSLARSYVWWPKMDLDLENKVKSCTQCQSNQHMSPPAPLHPWVWPDHPWSRLHLDFAGPLMGEMFLIMVDAHSKWIEAHIMSNITAPKTIDKLRQIFAIHGLPDTVVTDNGPTFTSELFGEFMEQNGIRHVRTAPFHPASNGLAERAVQTVKEGLKRMKGDTLSTRLSRFLFKYRLTPQTTTARAPAEMLMGRRPKSKLDLLRPDIKATVMRKQEKQKEGHDQHAQERQLKPGNNVYVRNFSRNSSQKWLPGVIMTQRGPLSYVVELTDGRVFRRHQDHVRLRHDPGSEIISTSEFPLVSQPTVGVSPEERSLGEVSAPPGEKGQLTMDPQTPPVTPSPEPPKTPTPAVPATAPEMVRRSQRARKPPDRLIVS; encoded by the coding sequence ATGGAAATGGCGACAAATAATGCCAAAGACATTCAAAGTGGTCAGATAGGATCGCCATCACAGGCTGTGCACCACGTAAAGAGAGAGGCTGTAAAACCAGCAAGGAGAGTTGAATGTTTTAGGTGTGGAGGGGCACACTATGCAAATGATTGCAAATTTCAAGAAGCTGTATGTCATGCCTGTAATAAAAAGGGACACTTAGCGAAAAAGTGCAGGAGTGTTGAAAATAAGGCAAAGAATGAAAAATGGAAAGCCCAGCAGAATCAAGCGCCCACACATTATCTTGAAGGAGATGAAGGAGATGCAGCCTGTGCATTCAACATGTTTGCTGTGGATACCAATGAGGAACCGTCTATGCCCTATTATGCAACAGTGACTGTTGAAGGAAAGGACATAATGTTTGAAATTGATTCTGGGGCTACAGCATCAGTCATCAGTGAGGAGACCTACAGGAGGACATGGGGACACAAGCCACCTCCTATTAAGCCATCAACACTCAGACTAAGGACATACACAGGTCAGGCTATACCTCATTTGGGGGTGTTAGATGTAAACATTTCAGCTGGAGGTCAGAGGGCTCAAGGCAGATTTGTAATAGCCAAGGGTAAGGGGCCTAGTTTATTGGGTCGGAACTGGCTTCGCAAAATTAAACTGAATTGGCATGAGATTAAGTATGCTCACACTACAGAGGACATTTTGCAGCGCTACAGTGATGTGTTCAGAGAAGAGCTGGGCACACTTAAGGGCGTGACTGTGAAGCTTCATGTTGACCCCGAGGCAGCGCCACGTTTCTTTAAGCCCAGAGTGGTGCCCTATGCAATTAAAAGCAAAGTGGAGGAAGAGCTGGAACGTTTGCAGGTGCTTGGCATCGTGGAGCCTGTCCAGTTTTCAAAGTGGGCAGCGCCCATCGTTCCTGTTTTGAAGGCAGATGGAACCGCAAGGATTTGTGGAGACTACAAGCTGACCGTGAATCAAGTCTCAAAGCTGACGGAGTATCCGTTGCCACGGGTGGACGACCTGTTTGCAACACTGGCTGGAGGTAAGCTGTTCACAAAGCTGGATATGAGCCATGCTTACCAGCAACTACTCCTAGATGAGGATTCAAAACAgtatgtcacaataaatacacacaaaggaTTATTCAAGTACAATCGTCTAGTGTTCGGAGTGGCGTCCAGCCCGGCCATTTTCCAAAGGACAATGGACACTCTATTGCAAGGGATTCCACATGTAGCCGTGTACTTGGATGACATATTAATCACAGGGGCTACTGAGGCTAGGCACCTTGAAAACTTAGAGCAGGTGCTCAAGAGACTCTCAGACGCAGGGCTGCGCCTGAGAcgggaaaagtgtgtgtttatggcagcAAGTGTGACTTACCTGGGACATATGATCACCGCAGAAGGGCTCCGTCCAGTTGAGGACAAAGTGAGGGCTATCAAGGAAGCTCCAAGCCCTAAGAACGTCACAGAACTCCGCTCATTCCTAGGTATGGTGAATTACTATGGAAAATTCCTGCAGGATCTATCGAAGGTGTTAACCCGACTGTACAAGCTGCTGCACAATGACACAAAGTGGCAGTGGTGCGCAGAGCAGGAGAAAGCGTTTAAAGAAGTGAAAGAACTCCTTCATTCAGCAAAGCTGCTCGTTCACTATGATCCAGATAAAGACATTGTGCTCTCATGTGATGCCTCGCCTTATGGAGTGGGGGCAGTCCTTTCACATGTCATGGAAGATGGCTCTGAGAAACCTGTGGGATTTGCTTCAAGGACACTGACAGCAGCAGAGAAAGGTTACTCACAGTTAGACAAAGAAGGTCTAGCCATTGTTTTTGCAGTAAAGCGTTTCCATCAGTATTTATATGGCCGTGTTTTTAAGATCTATACTGACCATAAACCCCTGATGAGCCTGTTCAGTGAAACGCGCGGCATTCCGCCGCTAGCATCAGCAAGAATCCAACGGTGGGCACTCATCTTGATAGCCTACCAATACAGCATAGTGTACAGAGCAGGGAAGGACAACGCAAACGCTGACGCGTTGAGTCGTCTGCCATTGCCTGAGACACCGGTCTCAACATATGTGCCTCTGGAGACAGTTTTTTCATTAGAGAAGTTGTCACAGACACCTGTAAAGGCAGCCCAAGTCAAgcagtggacagagagagacccgGTGCTGTCCAAAGTAAAGACTTACCTGCTACAGGGCTGGCCCAGTGTGGTCGACAGTGAGGAACTGAAACCATATGCCACACGCAAGACTGAACTCAGCCTACAGGATGGCTGCATTTTCTGGGGTGCGAGAGTAGTCGTCCCTCCCCCAGGTCGCTGGCAGATTGTGAAAGAGCTACATGAGACCCATCCGGGTGTGTCGCGAATGAAGAGCCTGGCAAGGTCCTATGTCTGGTGGCCAAAGATGGATTTAGACCTAGAGAACAAGGTGAAATCTTGCACACAATGTCAGTCTAATCAGCACATGTCGCCACCAGCCCCTTTGCATCCCTGGGTGTGGCCCGACCACCCCTGGTCTAGACTACATCTGGACTTTGCTGGCCCGTTGATGGGGGAGATGTTTCTCATAATGGTGGATGCCCACTCCAAGTGGATAGAAGCGCACATCATGAGCAACATAACAGCCCCCAAAACCATAGACAAGCTCAGACAAATATTCGCAATTCATGGGTTGCCTGACACTGTGGTCACGGATAATGGTCCGACGTTCACCAGTGAGCTGTTTGGTGAGTTCATGGAACAGAATGGAATTCGGCATGTTCGTACAGCTCCTTTCCACCCAGCCTCGAATGGATTGGCGGAGCGCGCTGTCCAGACGGTGAAGGAGGGTCTGAAGAGAATGAAAGGTGACACTCTAAGCACCAGGCTTTCCCGTTTTCTGTTTAAATACCGTTTGACTCCACAGACCACTACTGCTCGTGCTCCAGCAGAGATGTTGATGGGGCGTAGGCCTAAGTCAAAGTTGGACCTGCTGCGTCCAGACATAAAGGCCACGGTGATGAGGAAGCAGGAAAAGCAGAAGGAGGGACATGATCAACATGCACAAGAGAGACAGCTGAAACCAGGTAACAATGTCTATGTGAGAAATTTCAGCCGCAACTCTAGTCAGAAATGGCTACCGGGGGTTATCATGACGCAGAGAGGTCCTCTCTCATATGTTGTTGAGCTGACTGATGGACGAGTGTTTCGCAGACATCAAGACCACGTCCGCCTACGTCATGACCCAGGCTCAGAGATCATCAGCACCTCAGAGTTTCCCCTGGTGAGCCAGCCTACTGTGGGAGTATCACCAGAGGAAAGGTCACTCGGGGAAGTGTCTGCGCCCCCTGGAGAGAAGGGACAGTTGACTATGGACCCACAGACACCTCCTGTGACCCCGTCACCTGAACCACCCAAAACACCTACACCGGCAGTGCCAGCTACAGCCCCGGAGATGGTGCGCAGGTCACAGCGTGCTCGAAAACCTCCAGACAGACTGATTGTTAGTTAA
- the LOC116224553 gene encoding nuclear factor 7, ovary-like, whose translation MEMTEGIYRHVDPGRVDRPSMDNHEETDTGSTSDSRENLVAPSPQPSGPWKRAAVCLGLLCALLLSAITLLSFKMMETKQLQTSDKEKLQMQSGYDNMTIEYKQLQITYNNLKTEKSQLQTSYSNLSREKLQLQSSYDSLNKEKSGLQTRNDRCTTEKSSLQTSCNNLNTEKSQLQDKFDTMAAEKDKLQKRMEITKYAVDVTLDPDTAENNLILSADGKQVRHVDSPQNLPDNPKRFDPIICVLGMQGFTSGRFYYEVEVSGKTAWTLGVARESINRKGSVSLGPSNGYWTIWLRNGDEYMAHADPSVVLSLKEKPERVGVFVDYGAGLVSFYDADRWNLMYSFQGVSFKEKIYQFFSPSPNYDGKNSSPLIIVTPISCPKSQLQDKFHTMAAERDKLQKRMEITQYAVDVTLDPDTAENNLILSADGKQVRHVETLQNFPDNPKRFDPVICVLGKQGFTSGRFYYEVEVSGKTEWDLGVARESINRKGSITLKPDNGYWTIMLTNGDEYKAIAGPSILLSLKEKPERVGVFVDYEAGLVSFYDADRWNLIYSFRGVSFKEKIFPFLYPSLNYGDKNSYPLIIITPISCPK comes from the exons ATGGAGATGACTGAGGGCATCTATCGACATGTAGACCCTGGTAGAGTCGACAGACCCTCTATGGATAACCATGAAGAAACAGACACTGGCAGTACTTCAGACTCCAGAGAGAATTTGGTAGCCCCAAGTCCTCAACCCTCTG GACCCTGGAAgagggctgctgtgtgtctgggtctgctgtgtgctctcctgctgtctgcCATCACACTTCTCAGTTTCAAAATGATGGAGACCAAACAGTTACAGACCAGCGACAAAGAGAAACTACAGATGCAGTCAGGTTACGACAACATGACCATAGAATACAAACAGCTACAGATTACTTACAACAACCTCAAAACAGAGAAATCCCaactgcagaccagttacagCAATCTTAGCAGAGAGAAACTCCAGTTGCAGAGTAGCTATGATAGCCTAAATAAAGAGAAATCAGGATTACAAACCAGAAATGACCGTTGTACTACAGAGAAATCAAGTTTACAGACCAGTTGCAACAACCTGAATACAGAGAAATCCCAGTTACAGGACAAATTTGACACCATGGCTGCCGAGAAGGATAAACTGCAGAAGA GAATGGAGATTACAAAGTATGCAG TGGATGTGACTCTGGATCCTGATACAGCTGAAAACAACCTCATCCTGTCTGCTGATGGGAAACAAGTGAGGCATGTCGACTCACCACAGAATCTCCCTGACAACCCAAAGCGCTTTGATCCCATTATTTGTGTTCTTGGAATGCAGGGGTTCACCTCTGGTAGATTTTACTATGAGGTTGAGGTCAGTGGGAAGACTGCATGGACATTAGGAGTAGCCAGAGAGTCCATTAACAGGAAGGGAAGCGTTAGCTTGGGTCCTAGCAATGGATACTGGACAATATGGCTGAGAAATGGGGATGAGTATATGGCACATGCTGATCCTTCTGTTGTCCTCTCCCTTAAAGAGAAgccagagagggtgggggtgtttgtggatTATGGGGCAGGTTTGGTCTCTTTTTATGATGCAGACAGGTGGAATCTGATGTACTCTTTCCAGGGTGTCTCCTTCAAGGAGAAAATCTATCAATTTTTTAGTCCATCTCCTAATTATGATGGCAAAAACTCGTCTCCTCTGATTATCGTCACTCCAATTTCGTGCCCCAAATCCCAGTTGCAGGACAAATTCCACACCATGGCTGCCGAGAGGGATAAACTACAGAAGA GAATGGAGATTACACAGTATGCAG TGGATGTGACTCTGGATCCTGATACAGCTGAAAACAACCTCATCCTGTCTGCTGATGGGAAACAAGTGAGGCATGTCGAGACACTACAGAATTTCCCTGACAACCCCAAGCGATTTGATCCCGTTATTTGTGTTCTTGGAAAGCAGGGGTTCACTTCTGGTAGATTTTACTATGAGGTTGAGGTCAGTGGGAAGACTGAATGGGATTTAGGAGTAGCCAGAGAGTCCATTAACAGGAAGGGATCCATTACCCTGAAACCTGATAATGGATACTGGACAATAATGCTGACAAATGGGGATGAGTATAAGGCAATAGCTGGTCcttctattctcctctctcttaaagagaagccagagagggtgggggtgtttgtggatTATGAGGCAGGTTTGGTCTCCTTTTATGATGCAGACAGATGGAATCTAATCTACTCTTTCCGTGGTGTCTCCTTCAAGGAGAAAATCTTTCCATTTTTGTATCCTTCTCTTAATTATGGTGACAAAAACTCATATCCTCTGATTATCATCACTCCAATTTCATGCCCAAAATGA